In Phycisphaerae bacterium RAS1, the genomic window CCGCCGAGTCGGCCGCGATGGTGGGCGACGCCCCGGCCTGCGTTTGCTCTTTCCGAGCCGCGACCGTGAGGGAGCGGAACCTGGAAGAACCGCTTGCTTACGCGCGCGGCTCGGATCGTCCTGCCCGATCTGGAGCAGCCTCATGGAGGTTCGCCGCTGCAAGCGCACTTCACGCTGATCGACTGGGCCGTCCTCGTCGGCTATCTGCTCCTCAGCACGCTCGTCGGCGCCCTGCTCGCCGGCAAGCAGGCCACCATCCGCGATTTTTTTCTCGGCGGAAAGACGCTCCCCTGGCCGGCCGTTTCCGCCTCGATCATCGCCACCGAAATCAGCGCCGTCACGCTGCTCAGTGTGCCGGCAATCGTCTTCGCGCCCGGCGGCAACCTCACCTATCTGCAACTGGCGATTGGCTCGATCATCGCCCGCGTCATCGTCGCCGTGGTCTTCGTGCCCGCGTTCTACGAGCGCGAAATCTTCAGCCCCTACGACTACATCGGCCGCCGCCTCGGGCCGCCGGCGCGCACGCTGATTACGCTGCTGTTCATGCTCGGCTCGGTCCTCGGTCAGAGCGTGCGCGTGCTCATCACCGCCCTCGTGCTCGAACAGATCAGCGGCATTCATATGACCTGGTGCATCTGGATCATCGGCCTCTTCGGAGGGCTGTGGACGCTGCTGGGCGGCATCACCACCGTCATCTGGACCGACGTGATTCAGTTCGTGCTCTTCATCGTGGCAATGGCGGCCGCCCTGGTGTTCGTCCTTCTTCAGCTTCCCGGCGGCTGGAGCGAGGTATTCTCCGCCGCCTCCGCCGCCGGCAAGCTGCAGGCGATCGATCTGAGCAGCGACCCGAAAGCCGGCTTCACGCTCTGGACCGGGCTGATCGGCAACACCGTTCTCTGCCTGAGCGCGTACGGCACCGACCAGATGATGGCTCAGCGGATGTTCTGCTGCCGCGGGCCGGTGCAGGCCCGTCGTGCAATCCTCGCCAGCAACATCGGGCTGATCACGCCCATCCTCGCTTTGCTGGTCGGCCTGGCCCTGTTCGCCTTCTACCAGCGCTTTCCGCTTGCCGGCGAAGCGGCGGCGGCCGTCGCGGCGAAGTCCGACCGCGTTTTTCCTGTGTTCGTGCTGCAGAACATGCCGCCCGGACTGGTCGGGCTGATCATCGCCGGCATCTTCGCCGCCGCCATGCCGACGTCGGCCATCTCCGCCCTCTCTCAGACGGTGATGACCACGTTCTATCAACCGTGGCGCGCCCGCCGCACGGAAGGTCCATTGAATTCGTCGATCCGCGAAGACCGGCTTGACCTCTTCGTCTCGCGCATCCTGATCGTCATCTGGTCGGTCGTCCTGAGCGGCATGGCGCAGATCAGCAAACTCGCCTGGGACCGCTACGGCCAGATCATCAATCTGGCTTTGGAAATGGCGACCTACACCGGCGGCGCGCTTCTCGCTGCGTTCCTGTTGGCGCTGCTGCGCCTGAACGTGGACTACCGCGGCATCGTCTGGTCAGCGCCGCTCTCAGTGCTCTGCGTCTTCGGCGTCACGTGGCACCAGCCTTGGGCACAGTGGACGACGCTCGTGCTGTCGTCTCTGCTTGCCGCCGTGCGACTCGTGCGTGCGCGAGGCGCCGGGTCGCTTTCGACAGTGGTCTTTCTGATCGCCTGCGGGCTTCCGCCGTTTCTGTCGTGCTTCAACTGGCTGGCGGAGGACGTGCGCTACATCAGCGTGGCGTGGCCGTGGAACGTCCCGATCGGGTTCATCGTGGCGTTTTCGCTCGGCTGGCTGCTGGCGCGGCGACAGGCGGCGGCGGGCGCGTGACGCGCGATCAGCGCTTCTTGCGGCGATACTCCATCAGGAAGCTGACGCGCTCGGCGTCGGCCGGCGACAACTCGCGGCGGACCAGCTCGCGCGCCTCGGCCAGACCCGTCCGGCGGGAAAGATGCGTCAACAGAATTCGCTCGTTGCGAAGCGTTGGCACGAGCTCGCGCAGGTAGGTGACGTGCATGTGCGCGCCGGCCCGCGCCCGATCCTGGTGGTCCGCCTCGACGAAAGTGCACTCCAGGAGCAGCACCTGCGCGGTGCGCACGAAATCCAGCGAGAGGAAGGGGCCCGGCGCCGTGTCACCGCAGTACGCCACCAGCGGCAGCTCCACCCGCCGCGTGATCTCCTCGCCCCTGCGCTTGATGTCGACCAGCGCCGGGCCGTCCAGCCCCTGATACTCGTCCTTCAATTTCTGACGCACCTCGATCACGCAGAAACCCAGGCCATAGGGCGGGCTCTGTCCATGGCGGCCGGCCGGAGCGGGGTGATTGACGCCGAACGGCCGGACCAGCAGATCACGCCGCACGACGATGTCCTGCCCCGGGATCGCCGCCTGGACGTTGCCCGGCGGCTCGTGACCGTCGATGTCCGCCCAGGTTTGCAGCAGGCGGCGGATGGGCTGCACCAGCGTGGCGGGCACGTAGAGGTTGCCCGGTGCGTTGCCGACGAACTCGCGCTGCGAAAAGTAATAGGCGATGCCGGCCGCGTGATCCATGTGGCCGTGGCTGAGGAAGACGTGGTCAATCGAGAGCAGGTCACGTGGCGCGCGGCCGACATCGAAGGCGACGTTCAACTCGGGCAGCATGATGCAGGTTTCTTCGCCCGCCAGCGACGCCCCGAGTACGCGGATGGAACCGAACACGAACTCAGCCGGCGCGGATGCCATGAGCGTGGGTTATAGCGGGCCGAAGTAAGAAAGTCTGCAAATCGTGAGATTATTTGCTTGACACTCAATCTATTGTGCTGTACATTCAAGATTGTACCAGCCGTAGTAGCACAGTCACTTGGACAGGCGGCGGCCATCGGGGCGTCGCCGTTGTGAGAGAT contains:
- the sglT_2 gene encoding Sodium/glucose cotransporter, whose product is MLTRAARIVLPDLEQPHGGSPLQAHFTLIDWAVLVGYLLLSTLVGALLAGKQATIRDFFLGGKTLPWPAVSASIIATEISAVTLLSVPAIVFAPGGNLTYLQLAIGSIIARVIVAVVFVPAFYEREIFSPYDYIGRRLGPPARTLITLLFMLGSVLGQSVRVLITALVLEQISGIHMTWCIWIIGLFGGLWTLLGGITTVIWTDVIQFVLFIVAMAAALVFVLLQLPGGWSEVFSAASAAGKLQAIDLSSDPKAGFTLWTGLIGNTVLCLSAYGTDQMMAQRMFCCRGPVQARRAILASNIGLITPILALLVGLALFAFYQRFPLAGEAAAAVAAKSDRVFPVFVLQNMPPGLVGLIIAGIFAAAMPTSAISALSQTVMTTFYQPWRARRTEGPLNSSIREDRLDLFVSRILIVIWSVVLSGMAQISKLAWDRYGQIINLALEMATYTGGALLAAFLLALLRLNVDYRGIVWSAPLSVLCVFGVTWHQPWAQWTTLVLSSLLAAVRLVRARGAGSLSTVVFLIACGLPPFLSCFNWLAEDVRYISVAWPWNVPIGFIVAFSLGWLLARRQAAAGA
- a CDS encoding ribonuclease Z, yielding MASAPAEFVFGSIRVLGASLAGEETCIMLPELNVAFDVGRAPRDLLSIDHVFLSHGHMDHAAGIAYYFSQREFVGNAPGNLYVPATLVQPIRRLLQTWADIDGHEPPGNVQAAIPGQDIVVRRDLLVRPFGVNHPAPAGRHGQSPPYGLGFCVIEVRQKLKDEYQGLDGPALVDIKRRGEEITRRVELPLVAYCGDTAPGPFLSLDFVRTAQVLLLECTFVEADHQDRARAGAHMHVTYLRELVPTLRNERILLTHLSRRTGLAEARELVRRELSPADAERVSFLMEYRRKKR